A window of the Limanda limanda chromosome 8, fLimLim1.1, whole genome shotgun sequence genome harbors these coding sequences:
- the il34 gene encoding interleukin-34: protein MIHQSTSVYLLGGLLGLCLLEPVLTALTPASMCTPLKTLNDSLSHRRRYMKHNFPINYTIRVHQKEIFKLSNIRRMKLQVEGLDELVLQRLWFQVNQGVLKKIIRQMAERHPSRPYTAELERRFKDAEGVFVESHPAEVFQKELPETIQDIWDCLTEEPERVPETSWKFASPKSLLDNFCQTMYCLFSDCFASSGEQQDYCGVLHRKKGRKKDES, encoded by the exons GCCTGTGTCTGCTTGAACCTGTTCTGACGGCCCTGACGCCAGCCAGCATGTGCACGCCCTTAAAGACGCTCAACGACAGCCTCAGCCACAGGCGACGGTACATG AAGCACAACTTCCCCATCAACTACACCATCAGGGTTCATCAGAAGGAAATCTTCAAACTGTCAAACATCCGCAGAATG AAGTTGCAGGTGGAGGGATTGGATGAGCTGGTTCTCCAGAGGCTGTGGTTCCAGGTCAACCAGGGAGTGTTAAAAAAG ATCATCCGACAGATGGCAGAGAGACATCCTTCGCGGCCGTACACTGCTGAGCTGGAGCGTCGGTTCAAGGATGCTGAGGGAGTCTTCGTGGAGTCGCATCCCGCCGAG gtgttcCAGAAAGAGCTTCCAGAGACAATCCAGGACATTTGGGATTGTTTAACAGAGGAGCCTGAACGAGTGCCGGAGACCAGCTGGAAGTTCGCTTCTCCGAAATCCCTCTTAGACAACTTCTGCCAAACCATGTACTGCCTCTTCAGCGACTGCTTTGCCAGCAGCGGAGAGCAGCAGGACT ACTGTGGCGTTTTACATCGGAAGAAAGGCAGGAAGAAAGACGAAAGCTGA